The following proteins come from a genomic window of Diceros bicornis minor isolate mBicDic1 chromosome 4, mDicBic1.mat.cur, whole genome shotgun sequence:
- the REN gene encoding renin: MNQWSRMPRWGLLLVLWGSCSFGPPADAGAFRRIFLKKIPSVRETLRERGVDVSRLGAEWSQFTKRRSCDNSTSPVVLTNYLDTQYYGEIGIGTPPQTFKVIFDTGSANLWVPSSKCSPLYTACEIHSLYDSSESSSYMENGTEFTIHYGSGKVKGFLSQDMVTVAGITVTQTFGEVTELPLMPFMLAKFDGVLGMGFPAQAVGGVTPLFDHILSQRVLKEDVFSVYYSRNSKNSHLLGGEIVLGGSDPQYYQGNFHYVSISKTDSWQIKMKGVSVRSATLLCEEGCMVVVDTGASYVSGPTSSLRLLMETLGAKELSSDEYVVNCNQVPTLPDISFHLGGRAYTLTSEDYVLQDPYSNDDLCTLALHGLDVPPPTGPVWVLGASFIRKFYTEFDRHNNRIGFALAR; encoded by the exons ATGAACCAATGGAGCAGAATGCCCCGCTGGGGACTCCTGCTGGTGCTCTGGGGCTCCTGCTCCTTTGGCCCACCTGCAGACGCCGGCGCCTTCAGACG GATCTTCCTCAAGAAGATACCCTCAGTCCGGGAGACCCTGAGGGAGCGAGGCGTGGACGTGAGCAGGCTCGGCGCTGAGTGGAGCCAGTTCACCAAAAGACGCTCCTGTGACAACAGCACCTCCCCGGTGGTCCTCACCAACTACCTGGAC ACACAGTACTACGGCGAGATCGGCATTGgcaccccaccccagaccttcaAAGTCATCTTTGACACGGGCTCGGCCAACCTCTGGGTGCCCTCCAGCAAGTGCAGCCCTCTCTACACAGCCTGTG AGATTCACAGCCTCTATGACTCCTCGGAATCCTCCAGCTACATGGAGAATGGAACGGAATTCACCATCCACTATGGATCTGGGAAAGTCAAAGGTTTCCTGAGCCAGGACATGGTGACT GTGGCCGGAATCACAGTGACACAGACATTTGGAGAGGTCACGGAGCTGCCTTTGATGCCCTTCATGCTGGCCAAGTTTGATGGGGTTCTGGGCATGGGCTTCCCTGCACAGGCCGTCGGCGGGGTCACCCCCCTCTTCGACCACATCCTCTCCCAGAGGGTGCTAAAGGAGGACGTCTTCTCCGTCTACTACAGCAG AAATTCCAA GAATTCCCACTTGTTGGGGGGAGAGATTGTGCTGGGAGGCAGTGACCCCCAGTATTACCAAGGGAATTTCCACTACGTGAGCATCAGCAAGACTGACTCCTGGCAGATCAAAATGAAAGG GGTGTCTGTGAGGTCGGCCACCTTGCTCTGTGAGGAGGGCTGCATGGTAGTGGTGGATACCGGCGCATCCTATGTCTCAGGTCCCACCAGCTCCCTGAGGCTGCTTATGGAGACACTGGGGGCCAAGGAGCTGAGCTCGGATGAA TATGTCGTGAACTGTAACCAGGTGCCCACACTCCCCGACATCTCCTTCCACCTCGGAGGCAGAGCCTACACACTTACCAGTGAGGACTACGTGTTACAG GATCCCTACAGTAATGATGATCTGTGCACACTGGCGCTCCACGGTCTGGATGTCCCACCGCCCACTGGGCCTGTCTGGGTCCTGGGCGCCAGCTTCATTCGCAAATTCTACACAGAGTTTGATCGGCACAACAATCGCATTGGCTTTGCCTTGGCCCGCTGA